In Nomascus leucogenys isolate Asia chromosome 25, Asia_NLE_v1, whole genome shotgun sequence, a single genomic region encodes these proteins:
- the MIS18A gene encoding protein Mis18-alpha isoform X1: protein MAGVRSLRCSRGCAGGCECGDKGKCSDSSLLGRRLSEDSSRHQLLQKWASMWSSMSEDASVADTEKARLEEAAAAEERPLVFLCSGCRRPLGDSLSWVASQEDTNCILLRCVSCNVSVDKEQKLSKREKENGCILETLCCAGCSLNLGYVYRCTPKNLDYKRDLFCLSVEAIESYVLGSSEKQIVSEDKELFNLESRVEIEKSLTQMEDVLKALQMKLWEAESKLSFATCKS from the exons ATGGCGGGCGTTCGGTCACTGAGGTGTAGCAGAGGATGCGCTGGCGGCTGTGAGTGCGGCGACAAGGGCAAATGCAGCGACTCCTCGCTGTTGGGCAGGAGACTCTCAGAAGACTCGAGCCGCCACCAGCTGCTGCAGAAGTGGGCGAGCATGTGGAGCTCCATGAGCGAAGACGCGTCGGTGGCCGACACGGAGAAGGCGCGGCTGGAGGAGGCGGCGGCTGCGGAGGAGAGGCCGCTGGTGTTCCTGTGCTCCGGCTGCCGGCGGCCGCTGGGCGACTCGCTGAGCTGGGTGGCCAGCCAAGAGGACACCAACTGCATCCTGCTGCGCT GTGTTTCCTGTAATGTTTCTGTGGATAAGGAACAGAAGCTATCCAAACGTGAAAAGGAAAATGGTTG CATCCTTGAGACTTTGTGCTGCGCGGGGTGCTCACTCAATCTTGGCTACGTGTACAGATGCACGCCCAAGAATCTTGATTACAAGAGAGACTTGTTTTGCCTCAGTGTTGAAGCCATTGAAAG TTATGTTTTAGGGTCCTCTGAAAAGCAGATTGTGTCAGAAGATAAAGAGCTTTTTAATCTTGAAAGCAGAGTTGAAATAGAAAAGTCTCTAACACAG ATGGAAGATGTCTTGAAAGCATTACAAATGAAGCTGTGGGAGGCCGAATCCAAATTGTCCTTTGCCACTTGTAAAAGCTGA